In the Pseudomonas sp. TH06 genome, one interval contains:
- a CDS encoding AmpG family muropeptide MFS transporter, producing MPRKTWRAALAAYASPSTLVLLLLGFAAGLPYMLVFSTLSVWLREAGVARETIGYASLIGLAYAFKWVWSPLLDQWRLPLLGKLGRRRSWLVLSQVLVILGLIGMGFCDPQKHLSWLIAIAVVVAFASATQDIAVDAYRLEIAEDNRQAALAASYMSGYRVAALLATAGALFFAEGFGSTGFNYQHSAWAGTYALFGALMIPALLTTLLMREPPVPLRTQLQAGRYTFMHQLMSVFVLIILLVSVPAMFTQLYNTDFASVLFGGMSPLDLLLEDRAFLRAILYTLLTGLCLSTMGRRGLAPVLTPVNDFILRYRWQALLLLGLIATYRMSDTVMGVMANVFYIDQGFTKDQIASVSKIFGLIMTLVGAGMGGLLIVRFGILPILFIGGAASAATNLLFVMLADMGPNLQMLVVTISLDNFSSGLATSAFVAYLSSLTNLKFSATQYALLSSIMLLLPRLMGGYSGVMVEKFGYHSFFLITALLGVPTLVLIALHWFQESRREGPTPTPEPVPTPVAEES from the coding sequence ATGCCCCGTAAAACCTGGCGCGCCGCGCTCGCCGCCTATGCCAGTCCTTCGACGCTCGTGCTGTTGTTGCTGGGTTTCGCCGCCGGCCTGCCGTACATGCTGGTGTTTTCAACGCTTTCCGTCTGGCTGCGTGAAGCCGGTGTGGCCCGTGAAACCATCGGCTATGCCAGCCTGATCGGCCTCGCCTACGCGTTCAAATGGGTCTGGTCACCGCTGCTCGATCAATGGCGTCTGCCGTTGCTGGGCAAACTTGGCCGTCGCCGCTCGTGGCTGGTGCTCTCGCAGGTACTGGTGATTCTCGGGCTGATCGGCATGGGTTTCTGTGATCCGCAGAAGCATCTGTCGTGGTTGATCGCCATCGCCGTTGTCGTCGCATTCGCCTCCGCCACTCAAGATATCGCGGTGGATGCCTATCGCCTGGAAATCGCCGAAGACAACCGCCAGGCCGCCCTCGCCGCCAGTTACATGTCCGGTTATCGTGTGGCGGCACTGCTGGCGACTGCCGGCGCCTTGTTCTTCGCCGAAGGCTTTGGCTCTACCGGCTTCAACTATCAGCATTCGGCCTGGGCCGGCACTTACGCGCTGTTCGGCGCACTGATGATTCCAGCGCTGCTGACCACGCTGCTGATGCGCGAACCGCCAGTGCCGCTGCGCACACAACTGCAGGCCGGGCGCTATACCTTCATGCATCAACTGATGTCGGTGTTTGTACTGATCATCCTGCTGGTCTCTGTGCCGGCGATGTTCACCCAGCTCTACAACACCGACTTCGCCAGTGTGCTGTTCGGCGGAATGAGCCCACTGGATCTGCTGCTCGAAGACCGCGCCTTCCTGCGCGCCATTCTCTATACGCTGCTCACCGGCCTGTGCCTGTCGACCATGGGTCGCCGCGGCCTCGCACCGGTGCTGACGCCGGTCAACGACTTCATTCTGCGCTACCGCTGGCAGGCGCTGCTGCTGCTCGGCCTGATCGCCACCTATCGGATGTCGGACACAGTCATGGGCGTCATGGCCAACGTGTTTTACATCGACCAGGGTTTCACCAAGGATCAGATTGCCAGCGTCAGCAAGATCTTCGGCCTGATCATGACGCTGGTCGGCGCGGGCATGGGTGGTCTGCTGATCGTACGCTTTGGCATTCTGCCGATCCTGTTCATCGGCGGCGCGGCCTCGGCGGCCACCAACCTGCTGTTCGTGATGCTCGCCGACATGGGCCCGAACCTGCAGATGCTGGTGGTGACCATTTCCCTCGACAACTTCAGCTCGGGCCTCGCGACGTCGGCATTCGTTGCCTATCTGTCGAGCCTGACCAACCTGAAGTTCTCCGCCACGCAATACGCCCTGCTCAGCTCGATCATGCTCCTGCTGCCGCGCCTGATGGGCGGGTATTCCGGGGTCATGGTCGAGAAGTTCGGATATCACAGCTTCTTCCTGATTACCGCGCTGCTTGGCGTGCCGACGCTGGTGCTGATTGCTTTGCACTGGTTCCAGGAAAGCCGCCGCGAAGGCCCGACACCCACGCCCGAACCGGTGCCGACGCCGGTCGCGGAAGAGTCGTAA
- a CDS encoding MGMT family protein, producing MTDPIHEGDSEAQIRRTALYSTLAQVPEGKVVSYGQLADLAGLGRAARWVGRTLSQLPGDTKLPWHRVLGAGGRISLPVGSPSGDEQRARLRMEGITVLNNRVDIQRHGWRPVEHSG from the coding sequence GTGACAGACCCGATCCACGAAGGCGACAGCGAAGCGCAAATCCGACGCACGGCGCTCTACTCGACCCTCGCCCAAGTGCCCGAAGGCAAAGTCGTCAGCTATGGTCAACTGGCTGATCTTGCCGGGTTGGGGCGCGCCGCCCGCTGGGTCGGGCGCACCTTGAGTCAATTGCCCGGCGATACCAAGCTGCCCTGGCACCGTGTACTGGGTGCCGGCGGACGCATCAGCCTGCCGGTGGGCAGCCCATCCGGGGATGAACAACGGGCGCGTTTACGCATGGAAGGCATCACCGTCCTGAACAATCGTGTGGATATTCAGCGCCATGGCTGGCGTCCGGTAGAGCACAGCGGTTAG